A genomic region of Cannabis sativa cultivar Pink pepper isolate KNU-18-1 chromosome 1, ASM2916894v1, whole genome shotgun sequence contains the following coding sequences:
- the LOC115706898 gene encoding anaphase-promoting complex subunit 4, with the protein MEMDESQRGLPFQLQFDKPLASQTVLAEWNPEKDLLAMVTEDSKLLLHRFNWQRLWTISPGRCITSLCWRPDGKAIAVGLEDGTVSLHDVENGKLLRSLKSHNVAVVCLNWEEDGQQIRDDIGSMSTYEDRTSRFFPPAPRVPRIQGLVSGDAGFMDDSEDSFQDLSSSSQQRFNILCSGDKDGIICFSIFGSFPIGKINIHECSVPSSDTRAECRLQNASIYKVALSKDLCRLVVMCSGELVNNRDGSVNYKIAEHGIHGLHCLTLDTSIFWKRKNELHQVAQQASNIEELTEVIRASLSIMSKQWSDAMHTFHEKFDSISDLIVSHGLDSSSQEEFLSLLGGARTSPPIQQFLVNSLGEVGVKRVSKVVCGAGKELQHIVLNHLQPAAEIIGFRIGELRGFSRWRARYQSIGLDETLISNAAEKVGMIIVQVEWFLRLLSSVVQQFSNFFNWLLKCIRILMQEPSDQLLPYNSELVVIFLKFLYDQDPVKQLLEASNADQIIDIDLETMQRVKELSHFGGFSDCDYLRRTLAKQFHQMESSFKEAFLMPFTSISRKILCVDLLPLAPLPPSSVSLNIPTSISYYEDSSQAVSYQQTCRGSFVDFISFQIPEESFSNIANCIAIVRGFTHDSSSLKKGYTSLEALLLHIPDGYYCVDISLYKESQIVLLLNDTTTSSESSGDACMMIVQAADLPFASISTPTCVDFWKLHELKDNIIYLEMEGEKVRSIPHSVIAPLAVSSSRGVACVFAARKRALVYILEEDEDEVSETE; encoded by the exons ATGGAAATGGACGAGTCTCAGCGAGGGCTTCCCTTTCAGTTGCAGTTTGATAAACCGCTCGCCTCTCAG ACTGTATTAGCGGAATGGAATCCAGAGAAAGACTTACTGGCGATGGTCACAGAGGACTCCAAGCTTTTGCTGCATCGTTTCAATTGGCAGAGATTGTGGACCATCTCACCTG GAAGGTGTATAACATCTTTATGCTGGCGACCTGATGGTAAAGCGATCGCCGTTGGGCTTGAAGATGGAACTGTTTCATTGCATGATGTCGAA AATGGAAAACTACTTAGAAGCTTAAAATCCCATAATGTTGCTGTTGTTTGTCTAAACTGGGAGGAGGATGGACAGCAGATTAGA GATGATATTGGTAGCATGTCGACATATGAAGATCGTACTTCTCGCTTCTTCCCACCAGCTCCAAGAGTTCCTCGGATACAAGGATTGGTCTCTGGAGATGCTGGCTTCATGGATGATAGTGAAGATTCATTTCAAGACCTGTCAAGTTCTTCGCAACAACGCTTTAATATTCTTTGCAGTGGAGACAAAGATGGAATCATCTGCTTTAGTATATTTGGAAGCTTTCCAATAGGGAAGATT AACATACATGAGTGTTCTGTTCCCTCATCTGATACACGCGCCGAATGCAGACTTCAAAATGCTTCGATTTACAAG GTTGCCTTGTCAAAAGATCTTTGTCGTCTGGTGGTCATGTGCTCGGGAGAATTAGTTAATAACAGGGATGGATCagtaaactacaaaattgcTGAGCATGGTATACATGGATTGCATTGCTTAACACTTGATACTTCAATATTTTGGAAGAG GAAAAATGAACTCCATCAAGTGGCTCAACAAGCTTCTAACATTGAAGAATTGACTGAGGTTATTCGAGCGTCACTATCAATTATGTCCAAACAGTGGTCTGATGCTATGCACACTTTTCATGAAAAGTTTGATTCTATATCCGATCTAATTGTTAGCCATG GACTTGATTCCTCTTCTCAAGAGGAGTTTTTAAGCCTTCTTGGTGGTGCTCGGACCAGTCCACCAATCCAGCAATTTCTCGTTAATTCTCTTGGTGAAGTG GGGGTGAAGCGGGTGTCAAAGGTTGTCTGTGGTGCTGGAAAAGAACTTCAGCATATTGTCTTAAATCATCTCCAG CCTGCTGCAGAAATTATTGGATTCCGAATTGGAGAGCTAAGAGGTTTTTCAAGATGGCGTGCACGCTACCAGAGCATAGGTTTAGATGAGACACTCATCAGTAATGCAGCAGAAAAAGTTGGAATGATAATTGTACAAGTTGAATGGTTTTTGAGGTTGCTTTCTTCTGTGGTGCAGCAG ttCTCAAATTTCTTCAACTGGCTTTTGAAATGCATTAGGATACTGATGCAAGAACCTAGTGATCAGCTTCTACCGTACAATAG TGAACTTGTTGTTATATTCCTGAAGTTTCTATATGATCAAGATCCTGTTAAGCAATTGTTAGAAGCGTCCAATGCTGATCAAATTATTGATATTGATCT GGAAACAATGCAGAGAGTCAAAGAATTGTCTCACTTTGGGGGATTTTCAGATTGTGATTATCTGCGAAGGACATTAGCTAAACAATTCCATCAGATGGAGTCTAG TTTCAAGGAGGCTTTTCTGATGCCCTTTACTTCAATTTCAAGAAAGATACTTTGTGTGGATTTATTGCCGCTTGCCCCCCTTCCCCCTTCTTCAGTATCTCTAAACATTCCTACTTCCATATCTTACTATGAG GATTCTTCTCAAGCTGtctcttatcagcagacttgtCGAGGCAGTTTTGTGGATTTCATATCTTTCCAAATACCAGAAGAGTCTTTCTCCAATATTGCAAACTGTATAGCCATAGTCAGGGGGTTTACTCATGACTCAAGCTCTCTGAAGAAGGGTTATACTTCATTGGAAGCTCTGTTGTTGCACATTCCTGATGGCTATTACTGTGTGGATATATCCTTGTATAAG GAAAGTCAAATTGTATTGCTGTTGAATGATACAACTACCAGCTCTGAAAGCTCTGGAGATGCTTGTATGATGATTGTGCAAGCAGCTGATCTTCCATTTGCATCAATCTCAACACCCACTTGTGTAGATTTTTGGAAGTTGCATGAACTAAAG GACAATATTATTTACTTGGAAATGGAGGGTGAGAAGGTTCGGAGTATTCCCCACTCTGTGATTGCTCCTCTGGCAGTTAGCT CATCAAGAGGTGTGGCTTGTGTCTTTGCTGCAAGAAAGCGTGCGTTGGTCTACATATTAGAGGAGGATGAGGATGAGGTCTCAGAAACAGAATGA
- the LOC115706899 gene encoding uncharacterized protein LOC115706899: MVEEDCESEQPSLPNITDDPTNQEEPYQWPVIRFDVPPYRTHHFFHQFRTGPNPNNFLKSVKWSPDGSCFLTNSEDNTFRTFMLPENGNDYLDDSSVNDGGDSYAANLVVNEGESVYDFCWYPYMSASDPVTNVFASTSRDHPIHLWDASSGELRCTYRAYDAMDEITAAFSIAFNPFGTKIFAGYNKSVRVFDLHRPGREFKQFSTLQGNKEGQTGILSAMAFCPTHSGMLAIGSYSQTTGIYREDNMELLYVLHGQEGGITHIQFSKDGNYLYTGGRKDPYILCWDMRKAVDVVYKLYRSSEYTNQRISFDIEPQGQHLGTGGQDGTVHIYDLKTGQWVSSFQAALDTVSGFSFHPFLPMAASSSGHRRFVVPGDGSEDDDLHLGAEENCASVWSFSFESAVESDVNVNKDGVKSGSEHENLNQNS, from the exons ATGGTTGAAGAAGATTGTGAATCAGAGCAACCAAGTTTGCCCAATATTACAGATGACCCCACCAACCAAGAGGAACCTTACCAGTGGCCTGTCATTCGCTTCGATGTTCCTCCCTACAGAACCCACCACTTCTTCCACCAGTTCAGAACTGGTCCAAACCCTAATAACTTCCTCAAGAGCGTCAAATG GTCCCCAGATGGTTCATGTTTTCTAACCAACTCAGAGGACAATACTTTCCGTACCTTTATGTT ACCAGAAAATGGGAATGATTATCTCGACGACTCTTCTGTAAATGATGGAGGGG ATTCGTATGCTGCAAACCTTGTTGTGAATGAAGGAGAATCTGTGTATGACTTTTGTTGGTACCCCTACATGTCTGCTTCAG ACCCAGTGACCAATGTTTTTGCCAGTACAAGTCGTGATCATCCTATTCATCTTTGGGATGCTTCTTCCGGAGAG CTACGTTGTACATATCGTGCTTATGATGCTATGGATGAAATAACAGCTGCCTTTTCAATTGCATTCAATCCCTTTGGAACAAA GATATTTGCAGGATACAACAAATCTGTTCGGGTGTTTGACTTACATCGCCCTGGTAGAGAATTTAAACAATTTTCAACACTTCAAGGAAACAAAGAGGGCCAAACAg GCATATTATCTGCAATGGCTTTCTGTCCAACTCATTCTGGAATGTTAGCTATCGGTTCTTACAGCCAGACCACTGGAATATATAGAGAAGACAATATGGAACTCTTATATGTATTGCACGGCCAAGAAGGTGGGATTACACAT ATTCAATTTTCTAAggatggaaattatttatacaCTGGAGGACGTAAG GATCCTTATATTCTGTGCTGGGATATGCGCAAAGCTGTTGATGTTGTGTACAA GCTATATAGATCATCAGAATACACCAACCAGCGGATATCATTTGATATCGAACCACAAGGCCAGCATCTTGGTACAGGTGGTCAG GATGGTACTGTTCATATATATGATCTTAAAACCGGGCAATGGGTATCGAGCTTCCAAGCTGCATTAG ATACTGTCAGTGGCTTCTCGTTTCATCCATTTTTGCCAATGGCTGCCTCTTCATCAGGGCACCGTAGATTTGTTGTTCCCGGCGATGGCAGCGAGGATGATGATCTGCATTTGGGTG CGGAAGAAAACTGTGCTTCTGTGTGGAGTTTTTCTTTTGAGTCAGCAGTGGAGAGTGACGTTAATGTTAACAAAGATGGCGTAAAGAGTGGGTCCGAACATGAGAATCTCAATCAAAATTCTTGA
- the LOC115707246 gene encoding putative FBD-associated F-box protein At1g61330: protein MAPITRSRARKSLTQASLLVQKPNNKENHNKIITGKRAVGVGVPHVENNRRIIRKSSSLIPSYGGNVGDDVLAHIFTYLPTRILVQLSVMSKRFKNTWRYCRNLLFGNEFYRKLHNRTEFIDVVTRIMDNHIGENIDTLQILMDPTDKEHRLTHWIKIALNKGVKVLDLDCDLSLNIFKFHHSLLDSETLRVLKLKYCKFSLPSRLRLRSAAGLGFITTLVLRKVVFCEFTVYRIMKHCVNLESLDMTDCSGPSVIRIMTHDDNFKFKSLKVGNSMDMFYIDVNCPNLESLHYSGSVLQGIRILMNNDPPTSKLKDVMLNFSTPRTGITPYYYVEKILHLNLYNVSTLTITSTVMEGACAKMRNGSFGSLDFCLWHLKELQVFMDYTTFCNAVDIADFVGKCPSLQKLFLDVNNFNLIPDLYYELHQKPFIESFSTIFENLKVMKLKGFKFLNQEIDLVRMFLKRSPEMEEMILVYPKNKDHMNMYIDPGNEVIFNRLFQDWKCSPKIQIIAQENAKDKTISPTHVRKWY from the exons atggctccAATTACTCGCAGCCGTGCCCGAAAAAGCCTAACCCAAGCCTCTCTTCTTGTCCAGAAACCTAATAATAAGGAGAATCATAATAAGATCATCACAGGGAAGAGGGCTGTTGGTGTTGGTGTTCCTCATGTTGAAAATAACCGTCGAATAATTAGGAAATCCTCATCACTTATCCCAAGCTATGGTGGTAATGTAGGTGACGATGTTCTCGCACACATCTTCACCTATTTGCCAACCAGAATACTGGTTCAACTCAGCGTTATGTCCAAACGGTTCAAGAACACGTGGCGTTACTGTCGAAACCTCCTGTTTGGCAACGAGTTCTACAGAAAACTCCACAACCGAACCGAGTTCATCGATGTCGTCACCCGCATTATGGACAATCACATTGGCGAAAACATCGATACCTTGCAAATCTTAATGGACCCAACCGATAAAGAACACAGACTCACTCATTGGATCAAGATTGCTCTCAATAAAGGTGTCAAAGTTCTAGATCTCGACTGCGACTTATCGCTCAACATATTCAAGTTCCATCACTCGTTGTTGGATTCCGAAACCCTAAGGGTTTTGAAGCTCAAATACTGCAAATTCAGTCTCCCATCTCGGCTTCGTTTGAGATCAGCTGCAGGTTTGGGATTCATAACCACTTTGGTGCTGAGAAAGGTTGTGTTTTGCGAGTTCACAGTGTACAGGATCATGAAACACTGTGTGAATCTGGAGAGTCTGGACATGACTGACTGTTCTGGGCCTAGTGTCATAAGGATAATGACCCATGACGACAACTTCAAGTTTAAGAGCTTGAAAGTTGGGAATTCTATGGATATGTTCTATATTGATGTTAACTGTCCAAACCTCGAGTCACTTCACTATTCAGGATCAGTTCTTCAAGGTATTCGGATCTTGATGAATAATGACCCACCCACTTCTAAGTTGAAGGACGTCATGCTCAATTTCTCCACTCCTAGAACAGGAATCACTCCTTATTACTATGTGGAAAAGATTCTCCATTTAAATCTTTATAATGTGTCCACGCTCACCATAACCAGTACTGTTAtggag GGAGCGTGTGCTAAAATGCGCAATGGGAGTTTTGGGAGTCTGGACTTCTGTCTATGGCATTTGAAGGAACTTCAGGTGTTTATGGACTACACTACCTTTTGCAATGCCGTTGATATTGCTGACTTTGTTGGAAAATGTCCCAGCTTACAGAAAttattccttgat gTTAACAATTTCAATTTGATTCCGGATCTTTACTATGAGCTGCACCAGAAACCATTCATTGAATCGTTCAGTACGATTTTCGAAAACTTGAAGGTGATGAAGTTGAAAGGGTTTAAATTTCTTAACCAAGAAATAGATTTGGTGAGAATGTTTCTTAAAAGGTCACCTGAAATGGAAGAGATGATTCTGGTGTACCCAAAGAACAAGGACCATATGAATATGTACATTGACCCTGGAAATGAAGTCATTTTCAATCGCCTGTTTCAAGATTGGAAATGCTCTCCAAAAATCCAAATTATTGCTCAAGAGAATGCCAAAGACAAAACCATCTCTCCCACTCATGTGAGGAAATGGTATTGA